One part of the Rhodanobacteraceae bacterium genome encodes these proteins:
- a CDS encoding MFS transporter, producing the protein MAGVPYWRLSAFYFAYLGALGAFAPYFAPYLETRGLSAWQIGVVMSLWYGSRVLAPSLWGLATARAARPILVLRAGAPGYAGLLRAVPAAARFCGRGAGDAGLCQRLQRDHAAVRGAHARATGRAQIGLRAHPGVGIRGLRAGQPGLRLAAQILGYGWLVATLLPVFARCWWRRVDQRRRADAGKGVRRRLPHRCAAALARASALDLPGPPPWRCS; encoded by the coding sequence TTGGCTGGCGTTCCCTACTGGCGGCTGTCGGCGTTCTATTTCGCCTACCTCGGCGCGCTGGGCGCCTTCGCCCCCTATTTCGCGCCGTACCTGGAGACGCGCGGGCTCAGCGCCTGGCAGATCGGTGTGGTGATGAGCCTGTGGTACGGCTCGCGCGTGCTGGCGCCGTCGCTGTGGGGATTGGCCACCGCGCGCGCGGCCCGTCCGATCCTGGTGCTGCGCGCGGGCGCGCCTGGCTACGCTGGCCTGCTTCGCGCTGTTCCTGCTGCCGCTCGGTTTTGCGGGCGTGGTGCTGGTGATGCTGGCCTATGCCAGCGTCTACAACGCGATCATGCCGCAGTTCGAGGCGCTCACGCTCGCGCGACTGGGCGAGCGCAAATCGGCCTACGGGCGCATCCGGGTGTGGGGATCCGTGGGCTTCGTGCTGGCCAACCTGGGCTTCGGCTGGCTGCTCAGATCCTCGGCTACGGCTGGCTGGTCGCCACCCTGCTGCCGGTGTTCGCGCGCTGCTGGTGGCGGCGCGTGGATCAACGACGACGCGCCGACGCTGGCAAAGGAGTCCGGCGGCGGCTTCCGCACCGATGTGCTGCCGCGCTGGCGCGAGCGTCCGCTCTGGATCTTCCTGGCCCACCGCCCTGGCGATGCAGTTGA
- a CDS encoding exodeoxyribonuclease IX, translating to MGGNGDRVCLVDASLYIFRSWHALPPDWRDREGWPTHAAQGFASFLLQLLEHLRPKYLAVCFDESLGSGFRQQIYPAYKANREPPDEALLRQFAHCRAIARHLGASTHADARFEADDLIGSLARVARTHGHPVLVISADKDLTQLLGEGDEQWDFGRDRRFDRKAVKERFGVRPEQMVDLLALAGDPIDNIPGVRGIGQLGAARLLQHFGDLDEIYRRIDEVERIGIRGAKALQARLVAQREQAYLSRRLSAIHCEAPVPADLAALKPRAPDLDALRTLFDNLGFGPFLRRRAEAIAARHAGAA from the coding sequence ATGGGAGGGAACGGCGATCGCGTCTGCCTCGTCGATGCCAGTCTCTACATCTTCCGCTCCTGGCATGCATTGCCGCCGGACTGGCGCGATCGCGAGGGCTGGCCGACGCATGCGGCGCAGGGCTTCGCCAGCTTCCTGCTGCAGCTGCTCGAACACCTGCGACCGAAGTACCTCGCCGTCTGCTTCGACGAATCCCTGGGCAGCGGCTTTCGCCAGCAAATCTACCCGGCCTACAAGGCCAATCGCGAACCGCCCGACGAGGCGCTGTTGCGCCAGTTCGCGCACTGCCGCGCGATCGCGCGGCACCTCGGCGCCAGCACGCACGCGGATGCCCGCTTCGAAGCCGACGATTTGATCGGATCGCTGGCGCGCGTGGCGCGCACGCACGGGCACCCGGTCCTGGTCATCTCGGCCGACAAGGACCTGACCCAGTTGCTGGGTGAAGGCGACGAACAATGGGATTTCGGGCGCGACCGTCGCTTCGATCGCAAAGCGGTCAAGGAGCGCTTCGGCGTGCGGCCTGAGCAAATGGTCGATCTGCTCGCACTGGCCGGCGACCCGATCGACAACATCCCCGGCGTGCGCGGCATCGGGCAGTTGGGTGCCGCCCGGCTGCTGCAGCATTTCGGAGATCTCGACGAGATCTACCGGCGCATCGATGAAGTCGAGAGAATCGGTATTCGGGGTGCAAAGGCGCTGCAGGCCAGACTTGTGGCACAACGTGAGCAGGCCTATCTGTCGCGACGCCTGAGTGCCATCCATTGCGAGGCACCGGTGCCAGCGGACCTTGCCGCCTTGAAGCCGCGGGCGCCCGACCTGGACGCCCTGCGCACGCTCTTCGACAACCTGGGATTCGGCCCCTTCCTGCGCCGGCGTGCCGAGGCCATCGCGGCCCGCCACGCCGGCGCGGCATGA
- a CDS encoding HAMP domain-containing histidine kinase: MPPGDRGRDRGLAEAIYGFGKRIGEFVERERIFTRDASHELRTPLTVIKMASEVLISDGQLDDYGMRNAQRIAAAARDMESLIEAFLLMAREAENALPADDFAVNSVVHDEIERAEALVGDKPIKLELVERAQFRLHAPSKVVAVLIGNLIRNAVAYTDQGHVRVTVELGMVTVEDTGVGMSAEDLKQIFQPFFRAKHGRRGGHGVGLTIVKRLSDRFQWPIEFESEPGKGTTVRVRFPIAPRSSARAIRAPEEAAPNWRK, encoded by the coding sequence ATGCCACCCGGAGATCGAGGGCGAGACCGAGGCCTCGCGGAGGCCATCTATGGTTTCGGCAAGCGCATCGGCGAGTTCGTCGAGCGCGAGCGCATCTTCACCCGCGACGCCAGCCACGAGCTGCGCACGCCGCTGACGGTGATCAAGATGGCCAGCGAGGTGCTCATCAGCGACGGCCAACTGGACGACTACGGCATGCGCAACGCACAGCGGATCGCCGCCGCCGCGCGCGACATGGAGTCGCTGATCGAGGCATTCCTGCTGATGGCGCGCGAGGCCGAGAACGCTCTGCCGGCGGACGATTTTGCCGTCAACTCGGTGGTGCACGACGAGATCGAGCGCGCCGAGGCGCTGGTCGGCGACAAGCCGATCAAGCTGGAGCTGGTCGAGCGTGCGCAGTTCCGCCTGCACGCGCCCTCCAAGGTGGTCGCGGTGCTGATCGGCAACCTGATCCGCAATGCGGTGGCCTACACCGACCAGGGCCACGTCCGGGTCACGGTGGAACTCGGCATGGTGACGGTCGAGGACACCGGCGTCGGCATGTCCGCGGAGGACCTCAAGCAGATCTTCCAGCCCTTTTTCCGCGCCAAGCACGGGCGCCGTGGCGGCCATGGGGTCGGACTGACCATCGTCAAGCGCCTTTCCGATCGTTTCCAGTGGCCGATCGAGTTCGAGAGCGAGCCGGGCAAGGGGACCACCGTGCGCGTGCGCTTCCCCATTGCGCCCAGGTCAAGTGCGCGAGCGATCCGCGCGCCTGAGGAGGCCGCACCGAATTGGCGGAAATGA
- a CDS encoding nitroreductase, with protein MSIETRLHPLTSRRSTPAKLLGMPAPTEIELRALVEAAVRVSDHGKLQPWRLLTIHGAAGPALGSALVALREARGEELDESTRHKDLNRFAHAPLSLVVIARITPGHKIPEVEQLLSAGALAQNLLIGACALGYGAQWVTGWPAHDAQATRLLGLSEHERVVAFIHVGTPKADVPDRERPRYEQIVSDWRPADMPAL; from the coding sequence ATGAGCATCGAAACCCGCCTGCACCCGCTGACCTCGCGCCGCTCGACGCCGGCCAAGCTGCTCGGCATGCCCGCCCCCACCGAGATCGAACTGCGCGCGCTGGTCGAGGCCGCAGTGCGCGTGTCGGACCATGGGAAATTGCAACCGTGGCGGCTGCTCACGATCCACGGAGCGGCCGGTCCGGCGCTCGGAAGCGCCCTGGTGGCGCTACGCGAGGCGCGCGGCGAGGAACTCGACGAATCCACCCGGCACAAGGACTTGAACCGCTTCGCGCATGCGCCGCTGTCGCTGGTGGTCATCGCAAGGATCACGCCCGGGCACAAGATCCCGGAGGTGGAGCAACTCCTGTCCGCCGGCGCTTTGGCGCAGAACCTGCTGATTGGCGCCTGCGCACTCGGCTACGGCGCCCAGTGGGTCACCGGGTGGCCAGCACACGATGCGCAGGCCACGCGCCTGCTCGGCCTCTCGGAGCACGAGCGTGTGGTGGCCTTCATCCATGTCGGCACGCCGAAGGCGGACGTCCCGGACCGGGAGCGCCCGCGCTACGAGCAGATCGTCAGCGACTGGCGGCCGGCCGACATGCCGGCACTGTGA
- a CDS encoding MFS transporter — translation MSHGAFYVFLSLHLDRHGYAPQAVGLMWSIGVIAEIGMFLVIPRLQARVDPRRLMVVCFAIGSLRWVVTAMLPHYPLAIGLAQLGHAFTFAAFHSTSMQAISQFFPGRTGVHGQGLLYGFSSGLGGVLGALLAGALWELGDGRASFLGAAAISLAGALLASRVSLPRRDAHEC, via the coding sequence TTGAGCCACGGTGCCTTCTATGTGTTCCTGTCGCTGCACCTGGACCGGCACGGCTACGCGCCGCAGGCGGTGGGACTGATGTGGTCGATCGGCGTGATCGCCGAGATCGGCATGTTCCTGGTGATCCCGCGCCTGCAGGCGCGAGTCGATCCGCGGCGGCTGATGGTCGTTTGTTTCGCCATCGGCAGCCTGCGCTGGGTGGTCACCGCGATGCTGCCGCACTACCCGCTGGCGATCGGCCTGGCGCAGCTCGGGCATGCCTTCACTTTCGCCGCTTTCCACAGCACCAGCATGCAGGCGATCAGCCAGTTCTTTCCCGGGCGGACCGGCGTGCATGGTCAGGGCTTGCTGTACGGGTTCAGCTCAGGCCTCGGCGGCGTACTCGGCGCATTGCTGGCGGGCGCCCTGTGGGAACTCGGCGATGGCCGTGCGAGCTTTCTTGGCGCCGCGGCGATCTCCCTGGCCGGGGCGCTGCTCGCATCACGGGTGAGCCTGCCAAGGCGCGACGCGCACGAATGTTGA
- a CDS encoding DUF808 domain-containing protein: protein MAGSSLFALLDDIATLLDDVAVMTKVAAKKTAGVLGDDLALNAQQVAGVASERELPVVWAVAKGSMINKAILVPAALAISAVTPWAIVPLLMLGGLFLCYEGVEKLAHKYLHSPAEDEQHHKELLHAVADPKVDLVAFEKEKIKGAVRTDFILSAEIIVITLGSVAAASFGKQVAVLCAIAILMTVGVYGLVGAIVKLDDFGYYLNRMEGAGKVLQRKLGALILRAAPLLMKSLSVLGTAAMFMVGGAIIVHGVPALHHFVEHASAVAGASGSALNLLTAIALEAIIGIIAGAIVLAIVGLGKKLFGKKGASAH from the coding sequence ATGGCCGGTTCCAGCCTGTTCGCGCTGCTAGACGACATCGCCACGCTGCTCGATGACGTCGCGGTGATGACCAAGGTCGCCGCGAAGAAGACCGCCGGCGTGCTCGGAGATGACCTCGCGCTCAACGCACAGCAGGTGGCGGGCGTGGCCTCGGAACGCGAGCTGCCGGTGGTCTGGGCGGTGGCCAAGGGCTCGATGATCAACAAGGCCATCCTGGTGCCGGCGGCGCTGGCCATCAGCGCCGTCACGCCGTGGGCGATCGTCCCGCTGCTGATGCTCGGCGGCCTGTTCCTCTGCTACGAGGGCGTGGAGAAGCTGGCGCACAAATACCTGCACAGCCCGGCGGAAGACGAGCAGCATCACAAGGAACTGCTGCACGCGGTGGCCGATCCGAAAGTGGACCTCGTGGCCTTCGAGAAAGAGAAGATCAAAGGCGCGGTGCGCACCGACTTCATTCTGTCGGCCGAGATCATCGTGATCACGCTCGGCAGCGTGGCCGCCGCGAGTTTCGGCAAGCAGGTCGCGGTGCTGTGCGCCATCGCCATCCTGATGACGGTGGGCGTTTACGGCCTGGTTGGTGCGATCGTCAAGCTGGACGACTTCGGCTACTACCTGAACCGCATGGAGGGCGCGGGCAAGGTGCTGCAGCGCAAGCTCGGCGCCTTGATCCTGCGCGCGGCGCCGCTGCTGATGAAGTCGCTGTCGGTGCTCGGCACCGCGGCGATGTTCATGGTCGGCGGCGCGATCATCGTCCATGGCGTGCCGGCGCTGCACCATTTCGTCGAACATGCGAGCGCGGTGGCCGGCGCCAGCGGCAGCGCGCTGAACCTGCTGACCGCAATCGCCCTGGAGGCCATCATCGGCATCATTGCAGGTGCGATCGTGCTCGCGATCGTGGGCCTGGGCAAGAAGCTGTTCGGCAAGAAGGGCGCGAGCGCGCACTGA